From a single Bacteroidota bacterium genomic region:
- a CDS encoding type II toxin-antitoxin system Phd/YefM family antitoxin, producing MITTTISDFRKDIKRYLDNVTLNFETLIINRGKDTGVVIMSIDEYNSLSATQHELSSRVNEKRLDSAIEKLKSEKSFSKDLLE from the coding sequence ATGATAACAACGACAATTTCAGACTTCAGAAAAGATATTAAAAGATATCTGGATAATGTTACTCTGAACTTTGAAACTCTAATAATCAATAGAGGCAAAGATACAGGTGTCGTTATCATGTCTATAGATGAATACAATTCTTTAAGTGCAACCCAGCATGAACTTTCGTCAAGAGTCAATGAGAAACGGCTTGATTCTGCCATTGAAAAATTAAAAAGTGAAAAATCATTTTCCAAAGACTTGCTTGAATAG
- a CDS encoding Txe/YoeB family addiction module toxin, whose amino-acid sequence MKYIFVDESWEDYLYWQKTDKKMLKRINDILKDISRNPYSGLGKPEPLKFKYKGFSSRRIDEEHGLIYQIKNDEILIAKCRFHYD is encoded by the coding sequence GTGAAATACATATTTGTTGACGAGTCTTGGGAAGATTATCTGTATTGGCAGAAAACAGATAAAAAAATGCTTAAAAGGATAAATGATATTTTAAAAGATATTTCAAGGAATCCTTATTCAGGTTTAGGAAAACCAGAACCATTAAAATTCAAATATAAAGGGTTCTCGTCGCGTAGAATAGATGAAGAACATGGATTGATTTATCAAATAAAAAATGACGAGATTCTAATTGCTAAGTGCAGGTTTCATTATGATTAA